A region of Microbacterium suwonense DNA encodes the following proteins:
- a CDS encoding response regulator transcription factor has product MRILICEDSVLLREGLVRLLEDAGHEVVAALPDTDGLLDAVVEKSPELCILDVRLPPTFTDEGIRAALSIRAAHPSLPLLVLSQYVEERYASDLIATQSRPSQGGALGYLLKDRVADVAEFIESVQRIAEGGTVLDPEVVAQLLTRRNRDERMLRLTERERTVLALIAEGKSNNSIAGMLFLSAASVEKHITAIFQKLGLDPEDGNRRVLAALAHIENTGSAVADAGHDNQGGLR; this is encoded by the coding sequence ATGCGCATCCTGATCTGCGAGGACTCCGTCCTGCTGCGCGAAGGCCTGGTCCGGCTGCTCGAAGACGCCGGCCACGAGGTGGTCGCCGCTCTGCCCGACACCGATGGACTGCTGGATGCCGTCGTCGAGAAGTCGCCCGAGCTCTGCATCCTCGATGTGCGGCTGCCGCCGACGTTCACCGACGAGGGCATCCGCGCGGCGCTGTCGATCCGCGCAGCGCACCCGTCGCTGCCGCTGCTGGTGCTCTCGCAGTACGTCGAGGAGCGGTACGCGAGCGATCTGATCGCCACCCAGAGCCGGCCGTCACAGGGCGGCGCACTCGGATACCTGCTCAAGGACCGGGTCGCCGACGTCGCCGAGTTCATCGAATCGGTGCAGCGGATCGCCGAGGGCGGCACGGTGCTCGACCCCGAGGTGGTGGCGCAGCTGCTCACGCGTCGCAACCGCGACGAGCGGATGCTGAGACTGACCGAACGCGAGCGGACCGTGCTCGCGCTGATCGCGGAGGGCAAGTCGAACAACTCCATCGCCGGGATGCTGTTCCTGAGTGCAGCGAGTGTCGAGAAGCACATCACCGCGATCTTCCAGAAGCTCGGGCTGGATCCTGAAGACGGCAACCGGCGGGTGCTGGCAGCGCTCGCCCACATCGAGAACACCGGGTCCGCGGTCGCGGATGCCGGGCACGACAACCAGGGAGGCCTGCGATGA
- a CDS encoding sensor histidine kinase — translation MTTNPPPAGPATPSGAPPAGAAASPGAPLTGAAAIPLTPPAPVAPGAGRASDPASASTAKPPVRLFLTILQLAALGTLGAGVMGLLTAMLGVGVGLLFVVGVGIFVLAGLVYALYGVGWFEIRRVSDLYGVELPDLVWRERTHPGFGGWLRNVGRQVVDGRMWRALLNFALACIAGSLVLRLFWGMIRSVFTVFAPLTGNADADWPFSFSVSIAWAPVVGILGVAAAAAGILGLALLHRVLSRALLMPDREAELSAQVQTTTAQRAGAVRAADLERTRIERDLHDGVQPRLVSVGMTLGLAQQKIDTDPAAAKELIGEAHTSTKAAITELRQLARGIHTSVLDDRGLDAALSALAGRSHIPVQLDVRIDPAATGANASCRDAEAAVYFVIAESLTNAAKHSRASECRVVVRSRDGALWARVEDNGVGGAQVQPGGGLDGITNRVLAAGGMFRLDSPAGGPTSLEVTVPCAS, via the coding sequence ATGACCACGAATCCGCCACCTGCCGGCCCTGCCACCCCTTCGGGTGCACCGCCCGCCGGCGCCGCCGCCTCACCCGGCGCACCTCTCACCGGCGCTGCCGCCATACCGCTCACGCCGCCCGCTCCGGTCGCGCCGGGGGCGGGCAGGGCATCCGACCCGGCATCCGCGAGCACCGCGAAGCCGCCAGTGCGACTGTTCCTGACCATCCTCCAGCTCGCCGCGCTCGGCACGCTGGGCGCCGGGGTCATGGGCCTGCTCACGGCGATGCTGGGTGTCGGGGTCGGCCTGCTGTTCGTCGTCGGCGTCGGCATCTTCGTGCTAGCAGGGCTCGTGTACGCGCTGTACGGGGTCGGCTGGTTCGAGATCCGCCGCGTGAGCGATCTGTATGGCGTGGAACTGCCCGACCTGGTCTGGCGGGAGCGCACCCATCCCGGCTTCGGCGGGTGGCTCCGCAACGTCGGCCGACAGGTCGTCGATGGTCGGATGTGGCGGGCGCTGCTCAACTTCGCGCTCGCCTGCATCGCGGGAAGCCTCGTGCTGCGTCTGTTCTGGGGCATGATCCGCTCGGTGTTCACCGTCTTCGCCCCGCTGACCGGCAACGCCGACGCGGACTGGCCGTTCAGCTTCTCGGTCAGCATCGCGTGGGCGCCCGTCGTCGGCATCCTCGGTGTGGCCGCTGCCGCTGCCGGCATCCTCGGACTCGCCCTGCTGCACCGCGTGCTCAGCCGTGCGCTGCTGATGCCCGACCGAGAGGCGGAACTCAGCGCCCAGGTGCAGACCACCACCGCCCAGCGCGCCGGTGCCGTCCGCGCCGCCGACCTCGAGCGCACCCGCATCGAACGCGACCTGCACGACGGCGTCCAGCCGCGGCTCGTGTCGGTGGGCATGACGCTCGGACTCGCCCAGCAGAAGATCGACACCGATCCCGCCGCGGCGAAGGAGCTGATCGGCGAGGCGCACACCTCCACCAAGGCCGCGATCACCGAACTGCGACAGCTCGCCCGCGGCATCCACACCTCCGTCCTGGACGATCGCGGCCTGGATGCGGCGCTCTCGGCACTGGCCGGCCGCTCACACATCCCCGTGCAGCTGGACGTGCGCATCGACCCGGCGGCCACGGGCGCGAACGCCAGCTGCCGGGACGCCGAGGCGGCCGTCTACTTCGTCATCGCGGAGTCGCTCACCAATGCCGCCAAGCACTCCCGCGCGAGTGAATGCCGCGTGGTGGTGCGCAGCCGCGACGGAGCCCTGTGGGCCCGGGTCGAGGACAACGGCGTGGGCGGTGCTCAGGTGCAGCCCGGCGGAGGACTGGATGGCATCACCAACCGTGTGCTCGCCGCAGGTGGGATGTTCCGTCTCGACAGCCCGGCCGGCGGCCCGACCAGCCTGGAGGTGACGGTGCCATGCGCATCCTGA
- a CDS encoding VIT1/CCC1 transporter family protein, protein MAASDAHPDEPHGTGLSQKLNWLRAGVLGANDGIVSVAALVVGVAGATTDNAALLIAGLAGLVGGAISMALGEYVSVSSQRDSERALIHKEREELRTMPEAELAELTQLYRDRGLSEQTAHQVAVELTEHDALAAHLEVELGIDQDDLVNPWHAAISSAISFTVGALLPLLAILLPPPEWRVPVTFAAVLVALAATGAISANVGGAPPAQASVRLVIGGALALLATWLIGTLLGTTGVV, encoded by the coding sequence ATGGCAGCATCCGATGCGCACCCCGACGAACCGCACGGCACCGGGCTGAGTCAGAAGCTGAACTGGCTGCGTGCGGGGGTGCTCGGCGCCAACGACGGCATCGTCTCGGTGGCAGCCCTGGTGGTGGGCGTCGCCGGCGCGACGACGGACAACGCCGCCCTGTTGATCGCCGGCCTTGCCGGACTCGTCGGCGGTGCGATCTCGATGGCTCTCGGCGAGTACGTGTCGGTGAGCAGTCAGCGCGACAGTGAGCGGGCGTTGATCCACAAGGAGCGCGAAGAGCTGCGCACCATGCCAGAGGCCGAGCTCGCCGAGCTCACCCAGCTGTACCGCGACCGCGGCCTGAGCGAGCAGACCGCCCACCAGGTGGCCGTCGAGCTCACCGAGCACGACGCCCTGGCGGCGCACCTCGAAGTGGAGCTCGGCATCGACCAGGACGACCTGGTCAACCCCTGGCACGCCGCGATCTCCTCGGCGATCTCATTCACAGTCGGCGCGCTGCTGCCCCTGCTGGCCATCCTGCTGCCGCCGCCGGAATGGCGCGTGCCGGTCACCTTCGCCGCGGTGCTCGTCGCGCTGGCCGCCACCGGTGCGATCTCCGCGAACGTCGGCGGCGCCCCGCCTGCCCAGGCATCCGTCCGACTGGTGATCGGCGGCGCGCTCGCGCTGCTGGCCACCTGGCTCATCGGCACCCTGCTCGGCACCACCGGCGTGGTGTAG
- a CDS encoding DUF3566 domain-containing protein: protein MSTVADKLAKKSTRKTGGKQVRLRLVYVDFWSAVKLSFLGAVALAIVTMVSFFLIFMVLQATNVLAQTAEFLDAVTDGAVDLNSLIGLPQVMAFGAVVSILNLIVFTVLGAVVAGIYNLAVKVTGGLLVGFMSN from the coding sequence ATGAGCACAGTGGCAGACAAGCTGGCGAAGAAGTCCACGCGCAAGACCGGTGGCAAGCAGGTGCGGCTGCGTCTGGTCTACGTCGACTTCTGGTCTGCCGTGAAGCTGTCGTTCCTCGGCGCCGTGGCGCTGGCCATCGTCACCATGGTCTCGTTCTTCCTCATCTTCATGGTGCTGCAGGCGACGAACGTGTTGGCACAGACTGCTGAGTTCCTCGACGCCGTCACCGACGGGGCGGTCGACCTGAACAGCCTGATCGGACTGCCGCAGGTGATGGCCTTCGGTGCGGTCGTGTCGATTCTCAACCTGATCGTCTTCACCGTGCTCGGCGCGGTCGTCGCGGGGATCTACAACCTGGCGGTGAAGGTGACCGGCGGGCTGCTCGTCGGCTTCATGTCGAACTGA
- the gyrA gene encoding DNA gyrase subunit A, with the protein MTDEERPEPIHDHGRIDQVDLQSEMQRSYLDYAMAVIVGRALPDVRDGLKPVHRRVIYGMYDGGFRPDKSFSKCARVVGEVMGQYHPHGDTAIYDTLVRLVQPWSLRYPLALGQGNFGSPGNMGAAAPRYTETKMAPLALEMVRDIEEETVDFSPNYDGRTEEPDVLPSRFPNLLVNGSIGIAVGMATNIPPHNLREVAAAALWALDNPGLPREELLEGLIQRIPGPDFPTGAQILGTKGIQEAYRTGRGSITMRAVVEVEEIQGRTCLVITELPYQVNPDNLAVKIGDLAREGRITGIADIRDESSDRTGQRLVVVLKRDAVAKVVLNNLYKHTQLQDNFGANMLAIVDGVPRTLALDGFITHWVDHQLDVIVRRTGFRLRRAQARMHTLQGYLKALDALDEVIALIRRSPTVDEAREGLKALLDIDDDQAQAILDMQLRRLAALERQKIIDEAAELELKITDYKEIIATEARQRDIVRTELTEIVDRFGDDRRTHILHGFDGDMSMEDLIPVEEMVVTVTREGYIKRTRSDNYRSQHRGGKGVKGAQLRADDLVEHFFVTTTHHWLLVFTDKGRVYRTKTYEVPEAGRDAKGQHVANLLALQPEEKIAQVLAISDYQAKDYLVLATRGGLVKKTRLGEYDTNRQGGVIAIRMREGDELVSAKLVNADEDILLISAKGMSVRFHATDEALRPMGRATEGVRGMKFKDDEDCLLSASVVFDDSYVFTVTDGGYAKRTTVAEYKVQKRGGTGIKVAKLSDERGVLAGGLIVSEDDEVLVVLSSGKVVRSAVAEVPAKGRDTMGVVFARMTGDDRILAVARNSERGIDEEDETEADASATEAPDAQIPDAETPEA; encoded by the coding sequence ATGACTGACGAAGAACGCCCCGAGCCGATTCACGATCACGGCCGCATCGACCAGGTCGACCTGCAGTCCGAGATGCAGCGCAGCTATCTCGACTATGCGATGGCCGTCATCGTCGGCCGTGCGCTGCCGGATGTGCGCGACGGTCTGAAGCCGGTGCACCGCCGGGTGATCTACGGCATGTACGACGGCGGCTTCCGTCCCGACAAGTCGTTCTCCAAGTGCGCGCGCGTGGTCGGCGAGGTGATGGGTCAGTATCACCCGCACGGCGACACCGCGATCTATGACACCCTCGTGCGTCTGGTGCAGCCGTGGTCGCTGCGCTACCCGCTCGCGCTCGGCCAGGGCAACTTCGGCTCCCCCGGCAACATGGGCGCCGCGGCTCCCCGGTACACCGAGACCAAGATGGCCCCGCTCGCGCTGGAGATGGTGCGCGACATCGAAGAGGAGACCGTCGACTTCTCGCCGAACTACGACGGCCGCACCGAGGAGCCAGACGTCCTGCCGTCGCGCTTCCCGAACCTGCTCGTGAACGGGTCGATCGGCATCGCGGTCGGCATGGCCACCAACATCCCGCCGCACAACCTGCGTGAGGTGGCGGCGGCAGCGCTGTGGGCGCTCGACAATCCGGGGCTGCCCCGTGAGGAGCTGCTGGAGGGGCTGATCCAGCGCATCCCCGGACCGGACTTCCCCACCGGTGCGCAGATCCTGGGCACCAAGGGCATCCAGGAGGCCTACCGCACGGGCCGCGGGTCGATCACCATGCGCGCGGTGGTAGAGGTGGAGGAGATCCAGGGCCGCACCTGCCTGGTGATCACCGAGCTGCCGTACCAGGTGAACCCCGACAACCTGGCGGTGAAGATCGGTGACCTCGCGCGCGAGGGGCGCATCACCGGGATCGCCGACATCCGCGACGAGTCCTCGGACCGCACCGGTCAGCGACTGGTCGTCGTGCTCAAGCGCGACGCCGTCGCGAAGGTCGTGCTGAACAACCTGTACAAGCACACCCAGCTGCAGGACAACTTCGGTGCCAACATGCTCGCGATCGTGGACGGCGTGCCGCGCACCCTCGCGCTGGACGGCTTCATCACCCACTGGGTGGACCACCAGCTCGATGTCATCGTGCGGCGCACCGGCTTCCGGCTGCGCAGAGCGCAGGCGCGCATGCACACCCTGCAGGGTTATCTGAAGGCTCTGGATGCCCTCGACGAGGTCATCGCGCTGATCCGCCGCTCCCCCACCGTCGACGAGGCCCGCGAGGGACTGAAGGCGCTGCTGGACATCGACGACGATCAGGCCCAGGCCATCCTCGACATGCAGCTGCGCCGGCTGGCCGCGCTGGAGCGTCAGAAGATCATCGACGAGGCGGCCGAGCTCGAGCTGAAGATCACCGACTATAAGGAGATCATCGCCACTGAGGCGCGCCAGCGCGACATCGTGCGCACCGAGCTGACCGAGATCGTCGACCGCTTCGGCGATGACCGCCGCACGCACATCCTGCACGGCTTCGACGGCGACATGTCGATGGAGGACCTCATCCCCGTCGAGGAGATGGTGGTCACCGTCACCCGCGAGGGATACATCAAGCGCACCCGCAGCGACAACTACCGCTCGCAGCACCGCGGCGGCAAGGGCGTGAAGGGCGCGCAGCTGCGTGCCGACGACCTGGTCGAGCACTTCTTCGTCACCACCACGCACCACTGGCTGCTGGTTTTCACCGACAAGGGTCGTGTCTACCGCACCAAGACGTATGAGGTGCCCGAGGCCGGGCGGGATGCCAAGGGTCAGCACGTCGCGAACCTGCTCGCACTGCAGCCGGAGGAGAAGATCGCCCAGGTGCTGGCGATCAGCGACTACCAGGCCAAGGACTACCTGGTGCTCGCCACCCGCGGCGGCTTGGTGAAGAAGACCCGCCTGGGCGAGTACGACACCAACCGCCAGGGCGGTGTGATCGCGATCCGCATGCGCGAGGGCGACGAGCTGGTCAGTGCCAAGCTGGTCAACGCCGACGAGGACATCCTGCTCATCAGCGCCAAGGGCATGTCGGTGCGCTTCCACGCCACCGACGAGGCGCTGCGTCCGATGGGCCGGGCGACCGAGGGTGTGCGGGGCATGAAGTTCAAGGACGATGAGGACTGTCTGCTCTCGGCATCCGTCGTCTTCGACGACTCGTATGTCTTCACGGTGACCGACGGCGGCTACGCCAAGCGCACCACCGTGGCGGAGTACAAGGTGCAGAAGCGCGGCGGAACCGGCATCAAGGTGGCCAAGCTGAGCGACGAACGCGGCGTGCTCGCGGGCGGTCTGATCGTCTCGGAGGACGACGAGGTCTTGGTGGTTCTGTCCAGCGGCAAGGTGGTACGCTCTGCCGTGGCCGAGGTGCCTGCCAAGGGCCGCGACACCATGGGAGTCGTGTTCGCCCGGATGACGGGCGATGACCGCATCCTCGCCGTGGCCCGCAACAGCGAGCGCGGCATCGACGAAGAGGACGAGACGGAAGCGGATGCCTCCGCAACCGAGGCCCCCGATGCCCAGATCCCCGACGCTGAGACACCCGAAGCCTGA
- a CDS encoding DUF721 domain-containing protein codes for MPMTDPQPPETVATYLRLRGLKPSSKNWKRRQRTVVDDDHVPFTKGRDPGMLGDVLAKLTKDSGWEKTLAAEDLVRQWAELAGADTAKHSEPVALERGVLTVKCDSTAWAKNLQFMRAVIMTEIGNRYPDAGVENIRFIGPDVPSWKWGPRVVRGRGPRDTYG; via the coding sequence ATGCCGATGACTGATCCGCAGCCTCCCGAGACCGTCGCCACCTATCTGCGGCTGCGCGGGCTCAAGCCGAGCTCGAAGAACTGGAAGCGCCGTCAGCGCACGGTGGTCGACGACGATCACGTGCCCTTCACCAAGGGACGCGACCCGGGCATGCTGGGGGACGTGCTCGCCAAGCTCACCAAGGACTCCGGCTGGGAGAAGACGCTCGCGGCCGAGGACCTGGTCAGGCAGTGGGCAGAGCTGGCCGGAGCCGACACGGCGAAGCACTCCGAGCCGGTGGCACTGGAGCGCGGCGTGCTCACGGTCAAGTGCGATTCAACCGCCTGGGCGAAGAATCTGCAGTTCATGCGCGCGGTCATCATGACCGAGATCGGCAATCGCTATCCGGATGCCGGAGTCGAGAACATCCGCTTCATCGGACCGGATGTTCCCTCCTGGAAGTGGGGACCGCGGGTTGTGCGCGGAAGGGGCCCACGGGACACCTACGGGTAG
- the recF gene encoding DNA replication/repair protein RecF (All proteins in this family for which functions are known are DNA-binding proteins that assist the filamentation of RecA onto DNA for the initiation of recombination or recombinational repair.), with protein MIVEHLNLVDFRNYATADLTLHRGPNVLVGSNGQGKTNLAEAIVYLATLGSHRVSSDAPMVREGQEFAVIRARLAHGSRIVLAEVQLNRQGANKARINGSPTKPHELPRYAHVVLFAPEDLQIVRGDPSSRRRFADQLLIQRTPRMAGVLADYDRVLRQRTALLKSARARGVRGEGLSTLDVWDDKLVALGSEIIHARIRLASDLQSPLAEAYSAIAGADHGPQLEWALSLRGGDPEEAQEPDADAATDPRGDIEELFRATLQAKRAKEIERGLTLVGPHRDDLILRVRDLPVKGYASHGESWSMALALRLASAELLRAESPAGDPVLILDDVFAELDADRRQRLAAITVGYEQVIVTAAVEADIPEALHRHVVRIHAGTISDDRDGRTDADD; from the coding sequence GTGATTGTGGAGCACCTGAACCTGGTCGATTTCCGCAATTATGCGACCGCCGATCTGACCCTGCACCGCGGGCCGAACGTGCTCGTCGGCAGCAACGGCCAGGGCAAGACGAATCTCGCCGAGGCGATCGTGTACCTCGCCACGCTCGGCTCGCATCGGGTCTCGTCCGATGCCCCGATGGTGCGCGAAGGTCAGGAGTTCGCCGTCATCCGGGCACGGCTCGCGCATGGCAGCCGCATCGTGCTCGCCGAGGTGCAGCTGAACCGGCAGGGAGCGAACAAGGCACGGATCAACGGTTCGCCGACGAAGCCGCACGAGCTTCCTCGCTATGCGCACGTGGTGCTGTTCGCGCCGGAGGATCTGCAGATCGTGCGCGGCGACCCATCCTCGCGTCGGAGGTTCGCGGATCAGCTGCTGATCCAGCGCACCCCGCGCATGGCCGGGGTGCTCGCCGACTACGACCGGGTGCTGCGCCAGCGCACGGCGCTGCTGAAATCCGCTCGCGCCCGCGGAGTCCGCGGCGAGGGGCTCTCCACCCTGGATGTGTGGGACGACAAGCTCGTCGCGCTGGGCTCCGAGATCATCCATGCGCGCATCCGTCTGGCATCCGATCTGCAGAGCCCGCTGGCCGAGGCGTACTCGGCGATCGCCGGGGCCGACCACGGGCCGCAGCTGGAGTGGGCGCTGTCGCTGCGCGGCGGCGACCCCGAAGAGGCGCAGGAACCGGATGCGGATGCCGCGACCGATCCGCGCGGCGACATCGAGGAGCTGTTCCGTGCCACTCTGCAGGCCAAGCGTGCGAAGGAGATCGAGCGCGGTCTGACGCTGGTCGGTCCGCACCGCGACGACCTCATCCTGAGGGTGCGCGATCTGCCGGTGAAGGGGTACGCCTCGCATGGCGAGTCGTGGTCGATGGCGCTGGCGCTGCGGCTGGCATCCGCCGAGCTGCTGCGCGCCGAGTCCCCCGCCGGCGACCCGGTGCTGATCCTCGACGACGTCTTCGCCGAGCTGGACGCCGATCGCCGTCAGCGGCTGGCGGCGATCACCGTCGGCTACGAGCAGGTGATCGTCACGGCCGCGGTCGAAGCCGACATCCCCGAAGCCCTGCACCGCCACGTGGTGCGCATTCACGCGGGCACCATCAGCGACGACAGGGATGGGAGGACGGATGCCGATGACTGA
- the dnaA gene encoding chromosomal replication initiator protein DnaA, with protein MTTAAHPDVPIWSTLLERLSEDERVSPQLHGFLSLVVPAGVMGGVLYLDVPNDLTAAQINKRLRIPLMDALSAIGEEVTSYRTVVNHELADQPTAPISVPDFTATAATSEPPIDGPPAPRHESRLNPKYTFDNFVIGQSNRFAHAAAVAVAEAPAKAYNPLFIYGDSGLGKTHLLHAIGDYAQSLYAGVKVRYVSSEEFTNDFINSIANNRGAAFQGRYREVDILMIDDIQFLQGRAETQEAFFHTFNQLHDHNKQVVITSDVAPKLLTGFEDRMRSRFEWGLITDVQAPDLETRIAILRKKAQSDSLHIPDEVLEYIATVVSSNIRELEGALIRVSAFASLNRSALDISLAQTVLRDIVDTTEDNVISPTDIITSTAAYFKLTVDDLYGSSRSQQIAIARQIAMYLCRERTSLSLPKIGQLFGNRDHTTVMYACKKISELMKERRSIYNQVTEITTQISRR; from the coding sequence ATGACCACTGCAGCCCACCCCGATGTGCCGATCTGGTCGACACTGCTCGAGCGCCTCTCCGAAGATGAGCGCGTCTCGCCGCAGCTGCATGGCTTTCTCAGCCTGGTCGTCCCCGCCGGCGTCATGGGTGGTGTGCTCTACCTCGACGTTCCCAACGACCTGACCGCCGCACAGATCAACAAGCGTCTGCGGATCCCGCTCATGGATGCCCTCTCTGCGATCGGCGAAGAGGTCACCTCCTATCGCACGGTCGTCAATCACGAGCTGGCCGACCAGCCGACCGCACCCATCTCGGTGCCGGACTTCACGGCGACGGCAGCGACCAGCGAGCCCCCGATCGATGGGCCGCCCGCACCACGCCACGAATCCCGGCTGAATCCGAAGTACACCTTCGACAACTTCGTGATCGGGCAGTCCAACCGCTTCGCACACGCGGCCGCCGTCGCCGTCGCCGAAGCGCCCGCCAAGGCCTACAACCCGCTGTTCATCTACGGCGACTCCGGTCTCGGCAAGACGCACCTGCTGCACGCCATCGGCGACTACGCGCAGTCGCTGTACGCCGGCGTGAAGGTGCGCTACGTCTCCAGCGAGGAGTTCACGAACGACTTCATCAACTCGATCGCGAACAACCGGGGCGCTGCGTTCCAGGGCCGGTATCGCGAGGTCGACATCCTGATGATCGACGACATCCAGTTCCTGCAGGGTCGTGCGGAGACGCAGGAGGCGTTCTTCCACACCTTCAACCAGCTGCACGATCACAACAAGCAGGTCGTCATCACCAGCGATGTGGCGCCCAAGCTGCTCACCGGCTTCGAGGACCGCATGCGCAGCCGCTTCGAGTGGGGCCTGATCACCGATGTGCAGGCGCCCGACCTCGAGACGCGCATCGCGATCCTCCGCAAGAAGGCGCAGAGCGATTCGCTGCACATCCCCGATGAGGTGCTCGAATACATCGCCACCGTCGTCTCCTCCAACATCCGCGAACTGGAGGGCGCACTCATCCGCGTCTCGGCCTTCGCGAGCCTGAACCGGTCGGCGCTGGACATCTCGCTCGCTCAGACCGTGCTGCGCGACATCGTCGACACCACCGAGGACAACGTCATCTCGCCGACCGACATCATCACGTCGACGGCGGCGTACTTCAAGCTCACCGTCGACGACCTGTACGGCTCGAGCCGGTCGCAGCAGATCGCCATTGCCAGGCAGATCGCCATGTATCTGTGTCGTGAGCGCACCAGCCTCTCGCTGCCGAAGATCGGTCAGCTGTTCGGCAACCGCGACCACACCACGGTGATGTACGCGTGCAAGAAGATCAGCGAGCTCATGAAGGAGCGCCGCTCGATCTACAACCAGGTCACCGAGATCACCACGCAGATCAGCCGGCGCTGA
- the rpmH gene encoding 50S ribosomal protein L34: protein MTKRTFQPNNRRRAKKHGFRARMRTRAGRAILSARRAKGRAELSA from the coding sequence ATGACCAAGCGCACCTTCCAGCCCAACAACCGTCGTCGCGCGAAGAAGCACGGGTTCCGTGCTCGCATGCGCACCCGCGCCGGCCGCGCCATCCTCTCGGCCCGCCGCGCGAAGGGCCGCGCTGAGCTCTCGGCGTAA
- the rnpA gene encoding ribonuclease P protein component — protein sequence MLARQNRLTRGVDYRQVVRRGRRCGGRQLVTSLLSSSEGGAPRFGFIISKQVGTAVVRNTVRRRLKAVCAEFLDRVPEGTDVVIRALPASATADFWELRAGVDRCLNRLLAESVRA from the coding sequence GTGCTCGCCCGGCAGAACCGTCTCACACGCGGCGTCGACTACCGTCAGGTTGTCCGCCGAGGGAGGCGCTGTGGAGGGCGGCAACTGGTGACCTCCCTGCTCTCCTCGTCTGAGGGCGGAGCACCGCGGTTCGGGTTCATCATCAGCAAGCAGGTAGGAACCGCCGTGGTTCGGAACACCGTTCGTCGCCGTCTGAAGGCGGTGTGCGCGGAGTTCCTCGATCGGGTTCCCGAGGGCACGGATGTCGTCATCCGTGCCCTTCCCGCATCCGCCACCGCCGATTTCTGGGAACTGCGCGCCGGCGTCGATCGCTGCCTGAACCGCCTTCTGGCAGAGTCGGTGCGGGCATGA
- the yidD gene encoding membrane protein insertion efficiency factor YidD has product MSALPSYAFGTARFQASDLLRGIVLLPRNAVLAFLVAYRAVISPLYGEVCRYYPSCSAYAVGAVQQHGAVWGTIQSAWRILRCNPWSKGGVDDVRPHAHFRYELTPQGFVVPPRKD; this is encoded by the coding sequence ATGAGCGCACTGCCGTCGTACGCCTTCGGAACCGCGCGATTCCAGGCATCCGATCTGCTGCGCGGCATCGTGCTGCTGCCGCGCAATGCCGTTCTCGCGTTCCTGGTCGCGTATCGAGCAGTGATCTCTCCCCTGTATGGGGAGGTATGCAGGTATTACCCGTCCTGTTCCGCATACGCTGTAGGTGCGGTTCAGCAGCATGGCGCGGTATGGGGGACGATCCAGTCCGCCTGGCGCATCCTGCGTTGCAATCCGTGGAGCAAGGGCGGCGTTGACGACGTTCGCCCGCACGCTCATTTCCGTTACGAACTGACTCCGCAGGGATTCGTCGTACCCCCTCGAAAGGACTGA